One window of Campylobacter sp. RM12651 genomic DNA carries:
- a CDS encoding MFS transporter — MNMLKISILSISLATVTGGAAVAPALGLIAKHFSNDSELLIKLIITLPSLFIIFSSLIFAKLANYLSVKQLAFIGFILFIVGGVAPFFLDDIIQVLVFRAILGLGTGFLMPLSVSLLGFLFKKEEQGKLMGLSAMCNQLGAVITVSFSGFLASISWQYSFLIYLFALVLFVLNMIFLPNIKIAEKKKKLDLRNIKNLSGIYINLFLVQVLFFNFTNNFSIIYQKEQIISASFIGVIMGFNGLFGAIASINLHKVVKKIRTKIKILGAFIYILAFLLFAIRFSEHIEIAGINLMLIIGIIAAILNGLAVGFSLPFLFSQISTRSKKQNLATNMALASIATFSGQFSSPLIDELLEHIFNLHHPRDAFLIAMFIAIFLFIYNLRLKIKLRN, encoded by the coding sequence ATGAATATGCTAAAAATCTCAATTTTAAGTATTTCCTTAGCAACCGTTACAGGTGGAGCTGCCGTTGCACCTGCTTTAGGACTTATTGCTAAGCATTTTTCAAATGATAGTGAATTACTTATTAAATTAATTATTACTTTACCTTCACTTTTTATTATCTTTTCAAGCTTAATTTTTGCAAAATTAGCAAATTATTTAAGCGTTAAGCAACTTGCTTTTATAGGTTTTATATTGTTTATAGTTGGCGGGGTTGCTCCGTTTTTCTTAGATGACATAATTCAGGTTTTGGTGTTTAGAGCGATTTTAGGCTTAGGCACTGGCTTTTTAATGCCATTAAGCGTTTCTTTACTTGGCTTTTTATTTAAAAAAGAAGAGCAAGGAAAACTAATGGGACTTAGTGCAATGTGTAATCAATTAGGAGCAGTTATTACCGTTAGTTTTTCTGGCTTTTTAGCGTCAATTTCTTGGCAATATAGCTTTTTAATATATCTTTTTGCTTTGGTTTTATTTGTTTTAAATATGATTTTTTTACCTAATATAAAAATAGCGGAGAAGAAAAAGAAATTAGATTTAAGAAATATAAAAAATCTTAGTGGAATTTATATTAATTTATTTTTAGTCCAAGTTTTGTTTTTTAATTTTACGAATAATTTTTCAATAATTTATCAAAAAGAGCAAATTATTAGCGCAAGTTTTATTGGTGTAATTATGGGATTTAATGGCTTGTTTGGTGCAATTGCTTCTATAAATTTACATAAAGTTGTTAAAAAAATTAGAACAAAAATCAAAATCTTAGGAGCATTTATTTATATTTTAGCCTTTTTACTTTTTGCTATAAGATTTAGCGAACATATAGAAATCGCAGGAATTAATTTAATGCTAATAATAGGAATAATTGCAGCTATTTTAAATGGTCTTGCAGTTGGCTTTAGCTTACCATTTTTGTTTTCACAAATTAGCACTAGAAGTAAAAAACAAAACCTAGCTACAAATATGGCATTAGCTAGTATTGCGACATTTAGCGGACAATTTTCTAGTCCATTAATAGATGAATTATTAGAACATATTTTCAATCTTCATCATCCAAGAGACGCATTTTTAATAGCTATGTTTATTGCAATATTCTTATTTATTTATAATCTTAGGTTAAAAATCAAATTAAGAAATTAA
- the thyX gene encoding FAD-dependent thymidylate synthase, translating into MRITLLNYTPLNICSHAMRTCWQSFDKGDNGGEKDCELINRIGNIYKHSSTLEHLNYNFYIQGISRACLQELARHRHASLSVKSTRYTLKELRNESEFKEFDFANAQKYIVLTGNRLVDNASICALEKLRIILNTEGMTQDIAKYALPECYKTELTWSINARALQNFLTLRTSKAALKEIRELAYNIYEALPKEHKFIFKGCLQE; encoded by the coding sequence ATGAGAATTACACTACTTAATTACACCCCACTAAATATCTGTTCTCACGCTATGAGAACTTGTTGGCAAAGCTTTGATAAAGGCGATAACGGAGGAGAAAAAGACTGCGAACTAATAAATCGTATCGGAAATATTTATAAGCATTCTAGCACGCTTGAACATTTAAATTATAATTTTTATATTCAAGGCATTTCAAGAGCTTGTTTGCAAGAATTAGCAAGACATCGCCACGCAAGTTTATCAGTAAAAAGCACTAGATATACTCTAAAAGAACTAAGAAATGAAAGTGAGTTTAAGGAATTTGATTTTGCTAATGCACAAAAATATATTGTGCTAACTGGAAATCGCTTGGTTGATAATGCTAGTATTTGTGCTTTAGAAAAACTAAGAATTATTTTAAATACCGAAGGAATGACACAAGATATTGCAAAATATGCCTTGCCAGAATGTTATAAAACCGAGCTTACTTGGAGTATAAATGCAAGAGCTTTACAAAATTTCTTAACTCTTAGAACTAGTAAAGCTGCACTTAAAGAGATTAGAGAGCTAGCTTACAATATCTATGAAGCTTTACCTAAAGAGCATAAATTCATTTTCAAAGGTTGCTTACAAGAATAA
- a CDS encoding helix-turn-helix transcriptional regulator — MQKLSYIFSKNLKKYRTTANLSQEELAFRSGLHRTYISAVERNLRNISINNIEKIANALNIKASQLLEE; from the coding sequence ATGCAAAAATTATCATATATTTTTTCAAAAAATCTTAAAAAATATAGAACTACTGCTAATTTATCACAAGAAGAATTGGCATTTAGATCGGGATTGCATAGAACTTATATCTCAGCTGTAGAAAGAAATCTTAGAAATATATCTATAAATAATATTGAAAAAATAGCAAATGCATTAAATATTAAAGCTTCTCAATTATTAGAGGAGTAA
- the dcm gene encoding DNA (cytosine-5-)-methyltransferase, producing the protein MKVVSLFSGIGGFEEGIKQANIKHKLIFSSEIDNFAQASYLANFPKARLYGDITKINENDIPKHDILFAGFPCQPFSITGKQMGFSDTRGTLFFHIERILKSKKPKYIILENVKNLISHDKSRTIKTILKSLNDIGYTVDFDILNAKDFDIPQNRERIYIVGIYKYTQEQTPSTDTIYNIKKDFTCFNFFNTLHKSNTFKVLNDIVLDDLENHLLPNKVQEFINTIKIDLNITKKKEIIKLLDLPKEIHNDLERQRRVYSVLGLSPTILARSDSPKILIQKNTSKYIKKLSPKECFLIQGFSTEFIKNIQNSKISNTQMYKQAGNAVNPPIVSAILKHLLGDKNV; encoded by the coding sequence TTGAAAGTTGTTTCATTATTTTCAGGTATTGGTGGTTTTGAAGAAGGCATTAAACAAGCAAACATAAAACATAAGCTTATATTTTCATCAGAAATTGACAATTTTGCACAAGCTTCATATTTAGCTAATTTCCCTAAGGCTAGACTTTATGGAGATATTACTAAAATAAACGAAAATGATATACCAAAACACGATATTTTATTTGCTGGTTTTCCATGCCAACCATTTAGTATTACAGGTAAACAAATGGGGTTTAGTGATACCCGTGGAACATTATTTTTTCATATAGAAAGAATTTTAAAATCTAAAAAACCAAAATATATAATTTTAGAAAATGTAAAAAATTTAATATCACACGATAAATCAAGAACAATTAAAACGATATTAAAATCTCTTAATGATATAGGATATACAGTTGATTTTGATATATTAAATGCAAAGGATTTTGATATTCCACAAAATAGAGAGAGAATTTATATCGTAGGTATATACAAATACACACAAGAACAAACTCCAAGTACTGATACCATATACAATATAAAAAAAGATTTCACATGTTTTAATTTTTTTAATACATTACATAAATCAAATACATTTAAAGTATTAAATGATATTGTTCTAGATGATTTGGAAAATCATTTACTGCCAAATAAAGTTCAAGAATTTATAAATACAATTAAAATTGATTTAAATATTACAAAGAAAAAAGAAATTATAAAATTATTAGACTTACCAAAAGAAATTCATAATGATTTAGAAAGACAACGAAGGGTTTATTCTGTGCTAGGTTTATCGCCTACAATTTTAGCAAGATCAGATTCTCCAAAAATACTAATTCAAAAAAATACTTCAAAATATATTAAAAAATTAAGTCCAAAAGAATGCTTTTTAATCCAAGGTTTTTCTACAGAGTTCATAAAAAATATCCAAAATTCAAAAATAAGCAATACACAAATGTATAAACAAGCAGGCAATGCTGTAAATCCACCAATAGTATCTGCTATCTTAAAACATTTATTAGGCGATAAAAATGTTTAA
- the dcm gene encoding DNA (cytosine-5-)-methyltransferase, producing MFKFIDLFCGIGGFRIALEHLNAECVFSSDIDKYARQTYYDNFNEYPAGDITQINENDIPNHDILCAGFPCQPFSIAGKRLGFNDTRGTLFFDILRIIKAKKPRAFILENVAGIINHDNKKTINTILELLKQENYDIFYEIINATDLGIPQNRKRWYCVGIDKNYKANFIFPKKLPKQINLENIIEKKEIKEYEITKIAKENINKFKGNIINNQDLILAYEIRKSRCSFKTDKISPCLTAKMGTGGNNVPVLVNFNRKLTEMECLGLMGFPKEYKIKRNYSQSYKQIGNSVIVPIIEEIAKELFQILRMKNEAN from the coding sequence ATGTTTAAATTTATTGATTTATTTTGTGGTATCGGTGGATTTAGAATAGCATTAGAACATTTAAACGCCGAATGTGTATTTAGTTCTGATATTGATAAGTACGCAAGGCAAACATACTATGACAATTTTAATGAATATCCAGCAGGAGATATTACTCAAATAAATGAAAATGATATACCAAATCATGATATTTTATGTGCTGGTTTTCCTTGTCAACCATTTAGTATAGCTGGTAAAAGACTAGGATTTAACGATACTAGGGGAACATTGTTTTTTGACATTTTAAGAATAATAAAAGCAAAAAAACCTCGGGCATTTATACTTGAAAATGTTGCTGGAATAATAAATCATGACAATAAAAAAACAATCAACACTATTTTAGAACTTTTAAAACAAGAAAATTACGATATTTTTTACGAAATAATAAACGCCACCGACTTAGGTATTCCACAAAATAGAAAAAGATGGTATTGTGTGGGAATTGATAAAAACTATAAAGCTAATTTTATATTTCCTAAAAAACTTCCAAAACAAATCAATTTAGAAAACATAATTGAAAAAAAAGAAATCAAAGAATATGAAATTACAAAAATAGCTAAAGAAAATATAAATAAATTTAAAGGCAATATAATAAACAATCAAGATTTAATACTAGCCTATGAGATTAGAAAATCAAGATGTAGTTTCAAAACAGACAAAATATCACCTTGTCTTACTGCAAAAATGGGAACAGGTGGTAATAATGTGCCAGTATTGGTTAATTTTAACAGAAAATTAACCGAAATGGAATGTTTGGGTTTAATGGGTTTTCCAAAAGAGTATAAAATAAAAAGAAATTATTCTCAAAGCTATAAACAAATTGGAAACAGTGTTATTGTTCCTATAATTGAAGAAATAGCAAAGGAATTATTCCAAATTTTAAGGATGAAAAATGAAGCAAATTAG
- a CDS encoding MqnA/MqnD/SBP family protein produces the protein MKQISLAHSPDADDIFMYAAIRYGWISSEFNYTSVADDIETLNKASLNNIYDVCAISFAVYPKIQSEYALLRCATSFGNGYGPKLITLKDKVLKPNFKVALSGENTTNALIFKLAYPNARITYMNFLDIEKAVLDGSVDAGVLIHESILNFSDKLRVEREIWDIWAEFCKAECGEVLTLPLGGMAIRRSLMLSDAIKIENELTRAVKVATQNKALLSRILLGKNEVRVNEDELNKYLSLYANDDSISLKDEQIKSLEVLFKLGERVGFSPCDVRLNLIPSEYESLRNS, from the coding sequence ATGAAGCAAATTAGCCTAGCTCATAGCCCTGATGCTGATGATATTTTTATGTATGCAGCAATTCGCTATGGTTGGATAAGTTCGGAGTTTAATTATACTAGCGTTGCTGATGATATAGAAACACTAAATAAAGCAAGTTTAAATAATATTTATGATGTTTGTGCAATTTCTTTTGCTGTGTATCCTAAAATTCAAAGCGAATATGCCTTGCTAAGATGTGCTACTAGTTTTGGCAATGGCTATGGTCCAAAACTAATCACTCTAAAAGATAAGGTTTTAAAACCTAATTTTAAAGTGGCTTTAAGTGGGGAAAATACCACAAATGCTTTAATTTTTAAACTAGCATATCCTAATGCAAGAATTACTTATATGAACTTTTTAGATATAGAAAAAGCTGTTTTAGATGGTAGTGTAGATGCTGGGGTGTTAATACATGAGAGTATTCTTAATTTTAGTGATAAATTAAGAGTTGAGCGTGAGATTTGGGATATTTGGGCGGAGTTTTGCAAGGCTGAATGTGGCGAAGTGCTTACCTTACCACTTGGTGGAATGGCAATACGCCGCTCTTTAATGCTAAGCGATGCAATTAAAATTGAAAATGAGCTAACTCGTGCAGTAAAAGTCGCTACTCAAAATAAAGCTTTATTAAGTCGTATATTGCTTGGCAAAAACGAAGTGAGAGTAAATGAAGATGAGCTTAATAAATATCTAAGTCTTTATGCAAACGATGATAGTATTAGCTTAAAGGATGAGCAAATAAAATCACTTGAAGTATTGTTTAAATTAGGTGAGCGAGTTGGCTTTAGTCCTTGTGATGTAAGGCTTAATCTAATTCCAAGCGAATACGAAAGCTTAAGAAATTCATGA
- a CDS encoding isochorismatase family cysteine hydrolase — MKNLLIIVDFQNDFVTGSLGFLKAQNLENIILEKYEKYLKNNDEIIFTIDTHNDDYLDTIEGQNLPIKHCIKGTNGIEIYGKLNEFSKNHLCFYKNTFGSIELGNYLSNKNYKNIEIVGLVSNICVLSNAVIAKSALPNANIFIDKNATASYDEDLHQKALDILKSLHINII; from the coding sequence ATGAAAAATCTTTTAATAATAGTAGATTTTCAAAATGATTTTGTAACAGGCTCTTTAGGGTTTTTAAAGGCACAGAATTTAGAAAATATCATCTTAGAAAAATATGAAAAATATCTTAAAAACAATGATGAGATAATCTTTACTATTGATACACATAATGATGATTATTTAGACACTATAGAAGGGCAAAATCTACCTATTAAACATTGTATTAAAGGCACAAATGGAATAGAAATTTATGGGAAATTAAATGAGTTTTCTAAAAATCATTTATGCTTTTATAAAAATACTTTTGGCTCAATTGAACTTGGAAATTATCTAAGCAATAAAAATTATAAAAATATTGAAATTGTTGGACTTGTAAGTAATATTTGCGTCTTATCAAATGCAGTGATTGCAAAATCTGCACTTCCTAATGCAAATATTTTTATAGATAAAAACGCAACTGCTAGTTATGATGAAGACTTGCACCAAAAAGCTTTAGATATTTTAAAAAGTCTTCATATAAATATTATTTAA
- a CDS encoding amidohydrolase has product MEVIKHYEYLHEIPELGFKEFKTSEYLKTTLKNAGFSITNIGDTGFYTELGSGSKIIGLRADIDALGHIIDDKACARHTCGHDAHMSMLLSAALRAKEQNIIKNNKIRFIFQPAEELGSGALKMIELGACEGLNSIFGMHIRPIQECPSPKAIASMYYAASSAIKITIKGKAAHGARPHLGINAIDVGVSIIDAARKIYIDPNKPSSIKATRFICDSGVTNSIPSEAILVFDLRAQYNDSMQEMKEKLEKIITNIANAYDAKVSFEYLINIPAAVINKDLAKICEKVISNTLGEENLIKEQFTPGGEDFFFYPIKLGIPSAFMGLGVDCAPGLHHPEMSLNKNALENGVKLWLNLMLELENLK; this is encoded by the coding sequence ATGGAAGTTATCAAACATTATGAGTATTTACACGAAATTCCAGAGCTTGGATTTAAAGAATTTAAAACGAGTGAGTATTTAAAAACTACTCTTAAAAATGCAGGTTTTAGTATAACCAATATAGGAGATACAGGTTTTTATACGGAGTTAGGAAGTGGTAGCAAGATAATTGGACTTAGGGCTGATATTGATGCTTTAGGTCATATAATTGATGATAAAGCTTGTGCAAGGCATACTTGTGGGCATGATGCACATATGTCTATGCTACTTAGTGCAGCTTTAAGGGCAAAAGAGCAAAATATCATTAAAAATAACAAAATAAGATTTATATTCCAACCTGCTGAAGAATTAGGCAGTGGAGCTTTAAAGATGATAGAATTAGGAGCTTGTGAAGGTTTAAACTCTATTTTTGGAATGCATATTCGCCCAATTCAAGAATGCCCAAGTCCTAAAGCAATAGCTTCAATGTATTATGCAGCAAGTTCAGCTATAAAAATTACTATTAAAGGCAAAGCAGCTCACGGAGCAAGACCACATTTAGGAATTAACGCAATTGATGTAGGTGTTAGTATTATTGATGCTGCGAGAAAAATTTATATAGACCCAAATAAACCAAGTAGTATAAAAGCAACTAGATTTATATGTGATAGTGGGGTTACTAATTCAATTCCTAGTGAAGCTATTTTGGTATTTGATTTAAGAGCTCAATATAATGATAGTATGCAAGAGATGAAAGAAAAACTTGAAAAAATCATAACAAATATAGCAAATGCTTATGATGCTAAGGTGAGTTTTGAATACTTAATCAATATTCCCGCAGCTGTAATTAACAAAGATTTAGCTAAGATTTGCGAAAAAGTTATAAGCAATACTTTAGGAGAAGAGAATTTAATCAAAGAGCAATTTACACCTGGTGGAGAAGACTTTTTCTTCTATCCTATTAAACTAGGCATTCCATCAGCATTTATGGGCTTAGGAGTTGATTGCGCTCCTGGACTTCATCATCCTGAAATGAGTTTAAATAAAAATGCCTTAGAAAATGGTGTTAAATTGTGGCTTAATTTAATGCTTGAGCTTGAGAATTTAAAATAG
- a CDS encoding YjiG family protein, with protein sequence MNNESKNPLDIFIVGAKKGFNIALYNLIPNVLMAYVIAEMLKILGVMKFLGDYCGVIMNIFGLPGEAITILLSAWLSTSAGVGIAVNLYANGIIDNIGVSIVLPAIFLMGAQLQYLGRLLAVAGVAKKYWILLIITSILNAFICMFMMKIVVSL encoded by the coding sequence ATGAATAATGAGAGCAAAAACCCATTAGATATTTTTATAGTAGGTGCTAAAAAAGGTTTTAATATCGCTTTATATAATCTAATTCCTAATGTTTTAATGGCTTATGTAATAGCTGAAATGTTAAAAATCTTAGGAGTTATGAAATTCTTAGGAGATTATTGTGGCGTTATTATGAATATTTTTGGCTTACCAGGAGAAGCAATTACTATACTTTTATCAGCGTGGCTTAGCACTTCAGCTGGAGTTGGAATTGCTGTTAATTTATATGCAAATGGGATTATTGATAATATTGGCGTTAGCATAGTTTTACCTGCTATATTTTTAATGGGAGCTCAACTTCAGTATTTAGGAAGATTATTAGCTGTTGCAGGAGTTGCTAAAAAATACTGGATACTACTAATAATAACAAGTATTTTAAATGCTTTTATTTGTATGTTTATGATGAAAATTGTTGTTAGTTTGTAA
- a CDS encoding c-type cytochrome: MKKVLLSLAALSLLSTAAMANDGATLFKKCIACHGKAAEKKAPGAEIIINTLDEKTILEALQGYKAGTFGGKAKKTMELQVKNLSEDDMKALAAYIVTLK; the protein is encoded by the coding sequence ATGAAAAAAGTATTATTAAGTTTAGCAGCATTATCTTTATTAAGCACTGCAGCAATGGCTAATGATGGAGCTACATTATTTAAAAAATGTATTGCCTGTCATGGTAAAGCAGCTGAGAAAAAAGCTCCAGGTGCAGAAATTATCATCAATACTTTAGATGAAAAAACAATTTTAGAAGCTTTACAAGGTTATAAAGCTGGAACATTTGGCGGAAAAGCTAAGAAAACTATGGAATTACAAGTTAAAAATCTTAGCGAAGATGATATGAAAGCATTAGCTGCTTATATCGTAACTTTAAAATAA
- a CDS encoding response regulator transcription factor: protein MQDLPLVYVLEDDLSINNLIKYALESSGFKVISLINAKELFSELNNQIPHILVLDIMLPCEDGFSILKKIKSNEKTKAIEVILLSALNQENDKVKGLDLGASDYITKPFSILEFLARIRNILRRIDCNNEIIFKDLKINLKTRIVSINEEEINLTLKEFELLTKLIKNQNICLKKEDLLKEIWGANISSRTLDIHINTLRNKLKDYAKYIITIRGVGYKIAYEN, encoded by the coding sequence ATGCAAGATTTACCTTTGGTGTATGTTTTAGAAGATGATTTAAGCATTAATAACTTAATAAAATATGCTTTAGAAAGCAGTGGTTTTAAAGTCATTAGTTTAATTAATGCAAAAGAGCTTTTTAGCGAATTAAACAATCAAATTCCACATATTTTAGTGCTTGATATTATGCTACCTTGCGAAGATGGTTTTAGTATCCTAAAAAAAATAAAATCTAATGAAAAAACAAAAGCTATTGAAGTAATTTTACTAAGTGCGTTAAATCAAGAAAACGATAAAGTAAAAGGTCTTGATTTAGGAGCAAGTGATTATATTACTAAGCCTTTTTCTATTTTAGAATTCCTAGCAAGAATTAGAAATATTTTAAGAAGAATTGATTGTAATAATGAAATCATTTTTAAAGATTTAAAAATTAACCTAAAAACTAGAATAGTAAGCATTAATGAAGAAGAAATAAACCTTACTTTAAAAGAATTTGAATTACTTACAAAACTCATTAAAAACCAAAACATTTGCCTTAAAAAAGAAGATTTATTAAAAGAAATTTGGGGAGCAAATATTTCAAGTAGGACTTTAGATATACATATAAATACTTTAAGAAATAAATTAAAAGATTATGCAAAATACATAATAACAATTCGTGGAGTAGGATATAAAATAGCTTATGAGAACTAG
- a CDS encoding HAMP domain-containing sensor histidine kinase — translation MRTRIFFAIFFVSFFVLILLQAAIFSVFDNIYFINLDFKIEIFKTIFLVFLLITLLSLTLAYFISKSIVKPLYELDINELDKSFQYNELKTFLSQVKEHNKQFKKIRAEFSANVTHELKTPLTSIMLSSEMLKNNLVKKEDEKQFIDTIYNQSSALLEMIDEIIKLSFLDEVNNFEMTNVNISNVLSQIIKELDFKIREKNIKILMNIDEFIFFSNEKLIKTMLYNIIDNAIKYNVDNGEIFISLNINKKHIILSIKDTGIGISKDIQNRIYERFFRQEISRNKQIKGTGLGLSIVKKIARIHKIKIMLNSELNKGSEFTFYFKKIKN, via the coding sequence ATGAGAACTAGGATATTTTTTGCTATATTTTTTGTTTCATTTTTTGTTTTGATACTATTACAAGCAGCGATTTTTAGCGTTTTTGATAATATTTATTTTATAAATCTTGATTTTAAAATAGAAATTTTTAAAACAATATTTTTAGTATTTTTACTAATAACATTACTTAGCTTAACTCTTGCATATTTTATAAGCAAAAGCATAGTAAAACCATTATACGAACTTGACATAAACGAGCTTGATAAATCATTTCAATACAATGAATTAAAGACTTTTTTATCTCAAGTAAAAGAACATAATAAACAATTTAAAAAGATAAGAGCTGAGTTTAGTGCAAATGTTACTCACGAGTTAAAAACTCCACTTACTTCAATAATGTTAAGCTCTGAAATGCTTAAAAATAATCTAGTAAAAAAAGAAGATGAAAAGCAATTCATAGATACAATTTACAATCAATCAAGTGCTTTACTTGAGATGATTGATGAGATTATTAAATTATCATTTTTAGATGAAGTTAATAATTTTGAGATGACAAATGTAAATATAAGCAATGTTTTAAGTCAAATTATTAAAGAATTAGATTTTAAAATCCGTGAAAAAAATATAAAAATACTTATGAATATAGATGAGTTTATATTTTTTTCCAATGAAAAACTAATAAAAACTATGCTTTATAATATAATTGATAATGCGATTAAATACAATGTAGATAATGGCGAAATATTTATTAGTTTAAACATTAATAAAAAACATATAATTTTATCCATAAAAGACACTGGTATAGGCATTAGCAAAGATATTCAAAATAGAATATATGAGAGATTTTTTAGACAAGAAATAAGCAGAAACAAGCAAATAAAAGGTACAGGTTTAGGACTTTCAATAGTAAAAAAGATAGCTAGAATACATAAAATTAAAATAATGTTAAATTCCGAACTAAATAAAGGGAGTGAATTTACTTTTTATTTTAAAAAAATTAAAAATTAA